The Phycisphaerae bacterium sequence TGGCCGAGAAGTAATTCATGGTTCCGCATGGTATTAGGCAGCAGTCAGCGATCAGCGGTCGGCACGGGACAGCCTCAACGTGGTTTTGTCGCCTTTGGTCATGAGCCGTCGCATCCTTCCTTTTCTCGGATTCCGATGGCCGTTGCGGCCGCGTAGTGTTCGGTGTGGGTGATGGAGACCAGGATGCGGACGATTCCCAGTCCGGCGGCCACACGTCCGCATTCGCCGGTCAGCGTGACCTGCGGCTGGCCGGCACGGTCGTTGAGGATCTCCATATCCCGCCAGGCGATCTTACCGCGCCAGCCGGTGCCGAGCACCTTGAGGATGGCTTCCTTGGCGGCGAATCGCCCGGCCACGGAGGGCACCGCGTTCTTATATTGATGAACATACCTGGTTTCGGCGGGGGTGAGCAGGCGGTCGAGAAACCGGTCTCCGTACCGCTGCCAGATCCCCTGGATCCGCTCGCATTCCACCAGGTCGATACCTTGGGCGACGATCGTCATGGCCGCCCTAGTCTAACCTGACGCTGGTTGCCTGTCAGGTAGCGGCCGCGGTCGCCCGATCCAAGCCCATTTCGGAGGGGACACATGGTTGAGGGTCATGGTGTGATGATCGAGATACGGCGTCCCTCTTGCAGTCATCAGCTAGGGTTTCCCGCGACGGCGGTCGGGAAGAAGGCTCGCTGTCCTTCCTGAGGGCTCTTCACTTTTCAAACGGCGGCAGTTGTCGGTGAGCTGTGAGCGTCCGGGCGTCAGCGTTGGGCCGGGCAAGCCAGGCGCTGATGGCTGAATGGGTTTCTCAAACGAACCCATTGTCGCGGCTGCTGAACCGC is a genomic window containing:
- the acpS gene encoding holo-ACP synthase, which produces MTIVAQGIDLVECERIQGIWQRYGDRFLDRLLTPAETRYVHQYKNAVPSVAGRFAAKEAILKVLGTGWRGKIAWRDMEILNDRAGQPQVTLTGECGRVAAGLGIVRILVSITHTEHYAAATAIGIREKEGCDGS